From the genome of Cyanobacteriota bacterium, one region includes:
- a CDS encoding serine/threonine protein kinase, producing the protein MTQPTVTCLQTLPNLTDYTLTEQIYLGSRTAVYRAVKTTTQQPVVIKLPRWEYPSFNELVQFRNQYAISKNLSIPGIIHPLSLEPLGSSYALVMEDWGGVSLSWYAQSQPLPWQDVLLIALQLTDILHDLSQYRVIHKDIKPANILIHPESKQVKLIDFSIASLLPKETQTLQSPSRLEGTLAYMAPEQTGRMNRGIDYRSDFYSLGVTLFELLTGQLPFQSSDPMELVHCHIAKQPPS; encoded by the coding sequence ATGACACAACCGACCGTTACCTGCCTCCAGACACTTCCCAACCTAACTGACTATACTCTTACTGAGCAAATCTATTTAGGTAGTCGTACAGCAGTCTATCGAGCTGTAAAAACGACTACACAGCAACCTGTGGTTATTAAACTGCCCCGATGGGAATATCCCAGCTTTAATGAATTGGTACAGTTTCGCAATCAGTATGCCATTAGCAAAAATCTGTCTATTCCTGGGATTATCCACCCGTTGAGTTTAGAACCCCTGGGGAGTAGCTATGCCCTAGTGATGGAAGACTGGGGCGGTGTTTCTCTCAGTTGGTATGCCCAGTCTCAGCCTCTGCCCTGGCAAGACGTGTTGTTGATTGCTCTGCAACTGACTGATATTCTCCACGACCTTAGCCAGTATCGCGTTATCCACAAAGATATCAAACCTGCAAACATTCTGATTCACCCCGAATCCAAGCAGGTAAAACTGATTGACTTTAGCATCGCTTCTCTGTTACCCAAAGAAACCCAAACTCTGCAAAGTCCTAGCAGGCTAGAAGGTACCTTGGCCTATATGGCACCGGAACAGACTGGGCGGATGAACCGAGGCATCGACTATCGTAGTGATTTCTATTCCTTAGGTGTGACGCTATTTGAACTGCTGACAGGGCAACTTCCCTTCCAGTCGTCTGACCCGATGGAACTAGTGCATTGCCACATAGCAAAACAGCCGCCTTCTG
- a CDS encoding NYN domain-containing protein has translation MNNILPSESKIALLIDADNAPAVKIDAILSEIAKYGVANIRRAYGNWKNPSLKPWEDSLHEFAIRPVQQFDYTKGKNASDAALIIDAMDLLYTQKLDAFAIVSSDSDFTPLVMRILTNGLKVYGFGEKKTPMPFVYACSTFLYLENLGQDVDPEASKELGNIKKTTKELKQDTKLVNLLRLAVDSTQEDDGWSKLGAVGSHIANQASFDPRNYGYAKLSTLFEAVDLFDVERR, from the coding sequence ATGAACAACATACTTCCGTCAGAGTCGAAAATTGCATTACTAATTGACGCAGATAATGCTCCTGCTGTCAAAATTGATGCGATTTTGTCTGAAATTGCAAAATATGGCGTAGCTAATATTAGAAGAGCTTATGGTAACTGGAAAAATCCCTCGCTCAAACCTTGGGAAGATAGTTTGCACGAGTTTGCAATTCGTCCAGTGCAACAGTTTGACTATACCAAAGGCAAGAATGCAAGTGATGCAGCACTAATTATTGACGCTATGGATTTGTTGTATACACAGAAGCTGGATGCCTTTGCTATCGTATCGAGTGACAGTGACTTTACACCTCTAGTAATGCGAATCCTTACCAATGGGTTAAAAGTGTATGGATTTGGAGAGAAAAAGACACCAATGCCGTTTGTGTATGCTTGTTCAACCTTTCTATATTTAGAGAATCTTGGTCAAGATGTAGATCCTGAAGCATCTAAAGAGTTAGGAAATATCAAGAAAACGACTAAAGAATTGAAGCAAGATACAAAACTAGTTAACCTGCTAAGACTAGCAGTAGATAGTACGCAAGAAGATGATGGTTGGTCTAAGTTGGGGGCAGTCGGCTCACACATTGCCAATCAAGCATCCTTTGATCCCCGCAACTATGGTTATGCCAAACTGAGTACATTATTTGAGGCTGTGGATCTTTTTGATGTTGAACGTCGAA
- a CDS encoding chlorophyll a/b binding light-harvesting protein has product MAVVSIFWQPVFRALGWSSESVQSSGAPLLEGNARFIDASGKLLGAHIAHAGLILLWAGAMTLFELSRFNPTQPMYEQNLILLPHLAALGFGIGANGQIVDTYPYYLIGMLHLISSAVLGAGGIYHAVLGPAILDERGFGYDWKDGRKMTTILGIHLVILGIGALLLVLKAVRFGGIYHPVVEQVRIIQPNLDPARIFGYLFGFSPNGWTLTGMASVSNLEDVIGGHVWVGILCITGGIFHIASSPLDWAKRRLVWSGEAYLSYSLAALALTGFSVACFVSVNDIAYPSIFYGAVGSSPVRTVLASVHAALGFLALVGHLWHAYRVRSSMQGIQLATFFDFIAKDVTSTLPASLQQQ; this is encoded by the coding sequence ATGGCCGTTGTTTCAATTTTTTGGCAGCCGGTATTTCGAGCGTTGGGGTGGTCTTCTGAGTCTGTTCAGTCATCGGGAGCACCGCTGTTAGAAGGAAATGCCCGGTTTATCGATGCTTCAGGCAAGTTGTTAGGGGCACATATTGCCCATGCTGGATTGATTCTCCTATGGGCAGGTGCAATGACCTTGTTTGAATTGTCCCGGTTTAATCCGACCCAGCCAATGTACGAGCAGAACTTAATTTTGTTACCTCATTTAGCTGCCTTGGGTTTTGGCATTGGAGCCAATGGACAAATTGTTGATACCTATCCCTATTACCTAATTGGCATGTTGCACCTAATTAGCTCCGCTGTTTTGGGTGCTGGTGGAATTTACCATGCTGTGCTAGGGCCTGCCATTTTAGATGAGAGAGGGTTTGGGTATGACTGGAAAGACGGTAGAAAGATGACCACAATTCTGGGCATTCATTTGGTAATTCTGGGCATTGGGGCATTACTGTTAGTGCTTAAAGCTGTTCGCTTTGGTGGGATATATCATCCTGTCGTGGAACAGGTGCGCATCATCCAGCCGAACCTAGATCCAGCTCGCATTTTTGGATACTTGTTCGGATTCAGTCCTAATGGCTGGACACTCACCGGCATGGCCAGTGTAAGCAACCTTGAGGATGTGATTGGTGGGCATGTATGGGTTGGCATTCTTTGCATTACTGGTGGCATTTTTCACATTGCATCTTCACCACTAGATTGGGCAAAAAGGAGATTAGTCTGGTCAGGGGAAGCCTACCTTTCCTATAGTCTGGCCGCTCTAGCACTGACGGGCTTTAGCGTAGCTTGCTTTGTTTCTGTTAATGACATCGCTTACCCTAGTATCTTCTATGGCGCTGTTGGTAGTTCACCAGTCCGGACTGTACTTGCTAGTGTTCACGCGGCTCTTGGTTTTCTGGCACTGGTGGGTCATCTTTGGCATGCCTATCGGGTTCGATCGTCTATGCAAGGGATTCAGTTAGCAACATTTTTCGACTTCATTGCTAAAGATGTGACCTCAACTTTGCCTGCGAGTTTACAACAGCAGTGA
- a CDS encoding chlorophyll a/b binding light-harvesting protein: MAMATQAIDQIPWRAGNARLVNLSGMLLGAHVAHAGLIVLWAGAITLFEVASFQPDQPMYEQGLIVLPNLARLGLGIGDGGQVIDTYPYFVVGVLHLISSAFLGAGGIFHALKGPKKLEDSFSFFGYRWNDANKMTTILGIHLTLLGVGALLLVAKAMIFGGLYDPLMQKVRIITSPTLDPGTIFSYLLGFNGKFWLASVDKLEDVIGGHIWIGLLCIIGGIWHIRTTPFGWAKRLFVWSGEAYLSYSIGAVSLMAFIATLFVSVNSLVFPTEFYGPELSLVFDRFPVFASPDGALTARVWLANAHFWLGFFFLQGHLFHALRAAGYSFIEGRVIESTRGQVI; the protein is encoded by the coding sequence ATGGCAATGGCGACTCAAGCGATCGACCAAATTCCTTGGCGGGCAGGTAATGCTCGGTTGGTCAATCTATCAGGAATGCTGTTGGGTGCCCATGTGGCCCATGCTGGACTAATTGTGCTCTGGGCAGGAGCAATTACTCTATTTGAAGTGGCTAGCTTCCAGCCCGACCAACCTATGTATGAACAGGGGCTGATTGTGCTGCCAAACTTAGCAAGGTTGGGGCTTGGTATTGGCGATGGTGGTCAGGTTATTGATACCTATCCCTACTTTGTAGTTGGGGTTTTGCATTTGATTAGCTCTGCTTTTTTGGGAGCAGGTGGAATTTTCCACGCGCTGAAAGGTCCCAAAAAGCTAGAAGACTCATTTTCCTTTTTTGGCTACCGCTGGAACGATGCCAATAAAATGACCACCATTTTGGGTATTCATCTGACACTGTTAGGAGTTGGGGCACTCTTGCTAGTTGCAAAGGCAATGATCTTTGGTGGGCTGTATGACCCCCTGATGCAAAAAGTCCGGATAATTACCAGCCCAACCCTTGATCCCGGCACAATTTTTAGTTACCTGTTGGGTTTCAATGGTAAGTTCTGGTTGGCCAGTGTCGATAAGTTGGAAGACGTGATTGGTGGTCACATCTGGATAGGATTATTGTGCATCATTGGTGGTATCTGGCACATTCGTACAACTCCCTTTGGGTGGGCAAAGCGGCTGTTTGTCTGGTCTGGTGAAGCGTACTTGTCCTACAGCATTGGTGCAGTAAGCCTGATGGCATTTATTGCAACTCTATTTGTTTCTGTTAACTCTTTAGTGTTTCCCACAGAGTTCTATGGCCCAGAGCTTTCATTGGTCTTCGATCGGTTCCCTGTCTTTGCCAGTCCAGATGGTGCTCTAACAGCCAGAGTTTGGCTGGCAAACGCTCACTTTTGGCTGGGTTTCTTCTTCCTACAAGGGCATTTGTTTCATGCGCTACGGGCAGCAGGTTACAGCTTTATAGAAGGTCGCGTGATCGAATCTACTCGTGGGCAGGTGATCTAG
- a CDS encoding chlorophyll a/b binding light-harvesting protein, with protein sequence MDTTVNQISTGTVELDFPGSNPETRYVKDAINPTSWWAGNFRFVNLSGKLLGAHIAHAGLIVLWAGAMTLFELSRFDPTVPMSQQGLILLPHLAALGFGVGQGGQIVDTQPYFAIAVVHLVSSAFLGAGGIYHAALGPETLDEDGFGYKWEDGNKMTTILGIHLVLLGMGALLFVAKAVFWGGLYDPVVEMVRAIDHPTLNPLTIFGYLAGITPEGWTLRGMAAVDSLEDVVGGHIWVGILCILGGIWHITTAPKQWAKGLFLWSGEAYLSYSQGALAYMGFLAAYFVSVNDTVYPGVFYGPVGVLVVDGVITPRAWLAWFHILFASLLLLGHWWHAGRSRMIAAGFNFSTMKFNPNALFGDTQFNSEPLFTGIVQPYNNDCCQGNLATPINNSDFVLNWVKALPIYRQGLSPITRGLEIGMAHGYLLLGPFLKLGPLRDTSSALLAGAMSAGGLVLILTACLSIYGAAVCQRNKKPVGRLPNNLQTVRDWGLFSSGFLIGGLGGVIFASFILLEIQRSGIV encoded by the coding sequence ATGGATACAACAGTGAATCAAATCTCAACGGGCACAGTGGAACTGGATTTTCCTGGCAGTAATCCCGAAACTCGCTATGTCAAAGATGCTATCAATCCCACATCTTGGTGGGCAGGTAACTTCCGGTTTGTTAACCTATCTGGGAAATTGTTAGGTGCTCATATTGCCCATGCTGGGCTGATTGTGTTGTGGGCGGGTGCAATGACGCTATTTGAGTTATCGCGTTTTGACCCGACTGTACCAATGTCACAGCAGGGATTAATTTTATTGCCTCACTTGGCAGCTTTAGGGTTTGGGGTGGGTCAGGGTGGTCAAATTGTAGATACCCAACCCTACTTTGCGATCGCAGTGGTTCACCTAGTCAGCTCAGCGTTTTTGGGAGCTGGTGGAATATACCATGCCGCTCTAGGGCCAGAAACCCTGGATGAGGATGGCTTTGGCTACAAATGGGAAGATGGGAACAAAATGACCACCATTCTAGGTATTCACCTGGTATTGCTGGGTATGGGGGCATTGTTATTCGTAGCAAAAGCTGTTTTCTGGGGTGGGTTATACGATCCGGTAGTTGAAATGGTGCGAGCAATTGACCACCCAACCTTGAATCCATTGACTATCTTCGGTTACTTGGCTGGGATTACGCCAGAAGGGTGGACGCTGCGAGGAATGGCCGCAGTTGATAGTCTGGAGGATGTAGTCGGAGGGCACATCTGGGTGGGTATTCTCTGCATTCTAGGTGGCATCTGGCATATTACTACTGCACCGAAACAATGGGCAAAAGGCTTATTTCTCTGGTCAGGAGAAGCTTACCTGTCCTACAGTCAGGGGGCGCTAGCATATATGGGGTTTCTGGCAGCTTATTTCGTTAGTGTCAATGATACGGTTTACCCCGGCGTGTTTTATGGACCAGTAGGAGTGCTAGTGGTGGATGGCGTAATTACACCTCGTGCTTGGTTGGCTTGGTTTCACATTCTATTTGCTAGCTTGCTGTTGTTAGGTCACTGGTGGCACGCCGGACGATCGCGCATGATTGCAGCCGGGTTCAACTTTAGCACCATGAAGTTCAATCCGAATGCACTCTTTGGCGATACTCAATTCAATAGTGAGCCTTTGTTTACAGGGATAGTGCAACCGTACAACAATGATTGTTGTCAAGGCAACTTAGCTACCCCTATCAACAACAGTGATTTTGTACTCAACTGGGTCAAAGCCTTACCCATTTATCGCCAAGGGCTTTCTCCAATTACTAGGGGATTGGAAATTGGCATGGCCCACGGCTATCTTTTGCTTGGGCCCTTTCTCAAGCTGGGACCATTGCGAGATACAAGTAGTGCCCTGTTGGCAGGCGCTATGTCCGCAGGCGGCCTAGTGCTAATTCTCACTGCTTGCCTTTCTATCTATGGTGCTGCTGTATGCCAGCGGAACAAAAAGCCAGTTGGCAGATTACCCAATAACCTACAAACCGTTCGTGATTGGGGCTTGTTTTCTTCTGGTTTTCTGATTGGCGGCTTAGGTGGCGTTATATTTGCTAGCTTCATTCTGCTAGAAATTCAGCGCTCAGGAATTGTGTAG